The Pseudomonas baetica genome includes a region encoding these proteins:
- a CDS encoding ATP-binding protein, with amino-acid sequence MDSRLNAFLERAESVLARIEPLLPALRPEIDWNTCLAARWQRDGRSGYLLPLEVSLDMRLSDLIGVDRQLEQLGRNTQQFLDGMPANHALLWGSRGTGKSSLVRALLAEHAGAGLRLIEIERDHLADLPRVVEQIAKLPQRFVLFCDDLSFESGEGDYRVLKSVLDGSLEQAPDNVLLYATSNRRHLVPEKESDNENWKRVDGELHPSEAVEDKIALSDRFGLWLSFYPFTQEHFLNVVEHWIGQLAAKAGLSWQRDEALDILAVRWATGRGNRNGRCAYQFARYWVGLKLLEHKA; translated from the coding sequence GTGGATTCCCGATTGAATGCTTTTCTTGAACGCGCCGAGTCGGTTCTGGCGCGGATCGAACCACTGTTGCCGGCACTGCGCCCGGAGATTGACTGGAACACTTGCCTGGCTGCGCGTTGGCAGCGTGATGGCCGCAGTGGATACCTGCTGCCGCTGGAAGTCAGCCTCGACATGCGCCTGTCCGACCTGATCGGCGTTGACCGGCAACTCGAGCAACTGGGGCGCAACACCCAACAATTCCTCGACGGCATGCCGGCCAACCATGCGCTGCTGTGGGGTTCGCGTGGTACCGGCAAGTCTTCGCTGGTGCGGGCGTTGCTTGCGGAACATGCCGGCGCGGGCCTGCGCCTGATCGAGATCGAGCGCGATCATCTGGCGGACCTGCCGCGGGTGGTCGAGCAGATCGCGAAACTGCCGCAACGTTTTGTGCTGTTCTGCGATGACTTGTCGTTCGAATCCGGTGAAGGCGATTACCGCGTGCTCAAAAGCGTGCTCGACGGCTCGCTGGAGCAAGCGCCAGACAACGTTTTGCTGTACGCCACTTCCAATCGTCGCCACCTGGTACCGGAGAAGGAAAGCGACAACGAGAACTGGAAACGCGTCGACGGTGAGCTGCACCCCAGCGAAGCGGTAGAAGACAAGATCGCGCTGTCGGACCGCTTTGGGCTGTGGTTGTCGTTTTATCCGTTTACCCAAGAACACTTCCTGAATGTCGTCGAACACTGGATCGGCCAGTTGGCCGCCAAGGCCGGCCTGAGCTGGCAGCGCGACGAAGCGCTGGACATCCTTGCCGTGCGTTGGGCCACCGGCCGCGGCAATCGCAACGGACGTTGCGCGTACCAATTCGCCCGTTACTGGGTGGGACTGAAATTGTTGGAGCACAAGGCATGA
- a CDS encoding HD domain-containing phosphohydrolase — protein sequence MPSPLRPEQRRLPLHVHISVMFTFLLLLTGVVLGLFNYHQTTQIILSSSEKLFDRIEQDVRTDLSATYQPIRHLLSLLAVNPATQAAGLDQRLPLLRPFSQSLTDNPNLASLYLGYANGDFFMVRPLRNAALKALLKAPEAASYQVWSIEHDAQGKAHSQSLFFDQALTAISRRDNPEDNYDPRSRAWFTDARQQAGQITTEPYVFFSTHNVGTTLARRSGEHAVIGADLTLAALSATLSKHVVTPSTEIVLFDADGNAVAYPDSSRLIVDDRTAHLAKAADLSPSLHALLSGALTGNRLKANDRQWIVARSSMREGGPQGLQLALLVPEDELLVDAYRMRWQGALVTLATLLLCLPLGWLISRILVKPLHALVKEADAIRSFDFNFPLTRRSPVLEVDQLSVSMARMKDTLASFFRITDSLCAETRFAPLLQRVLFETVQIAQAQAGLIYLRESDGNRMEPYGLIIDGAPQALEAFDIQGQDLQEKQGPAWFEQLIGADNVVISLGFEHAGDLQKVLLAMTAPRVHLIGIRLRNRHNETIGLLILLVGDSGTPADLEKLRPDRIAFLQAVSGAAAVSIESQRLQARQKQLLDAFIQLLAGAIDAKSPYTGGHCQRVPELTLMLAQAAAASQTPAFSAYQPTEDEWEALHIAAWLHDCGKVTTPEYVVDKATKLETLNDRIHEIRTRFEVLKRDAWISYWQARTLGGDETSLGEIRDATLAELDDDFAFVARCNLGSEAMAEADLQRLAGLGRRTWMRTLDDRLGVSWAENRRQTRTPAPSLPVSEPLLADKPEHLLERDPNELIPKDNPWGFKLDVPDNKYNRGELYNLSIVRGTLTREERYIINHHMVQTIMMLSHLPFPGHLDSIAEIAGGHHEKMDGTGYPKRLKREEMSLPARMMAIADIFEALTAADRPYKKAKSLSEALGIMATMCREAHIDAQLFGLFINDGVYMQYAERFLDPRQIDAVDTASLLHKAGLSR from the coding sequence ATGCCCAGCCCACTGCGCCCGGAGCAACGCCGGTTGCCGCTGCACGTGCACATCAGCGTCATGTTCACTTTTCTCCTGTTGCTCACCGGGGTGGTGTTGGGGTTATTCAATTATCACCAGACCACGCAAATCATCCTGTCGAGCAGCGAAAAACTGTTCGACCGGATCGAGCAGGATGTCCGCACCGACCTGTCCGCCACTTATCAGCCGATCCGCCATCTGTTGAGCCTGCTGGCGGTCAACCCCGCCACTCAGGCCGCAGGGCTCGACCAGCGCTTGCCGTTGCTCCGACCGTTCAGCCAGTCACTCACCGACAACCCGAATCTGGCCTCGCTGTATCTGGGCTATGCCAATGGCGACTTCTTCATGGTGCGGCCACTGCGCAACGCCGCACTCAAAGCACTGCTCAAGGCGCCGGAAGCAGCTAGCTACCAGGTCTGGAGCATCGAGCACGACGCACAAGGCAAGGCTCACTCGCAATCACTGTTCTTTGACCAGGCGCTGACCGCCATCAGCCGTCGGGACAACCCCGAGGACAACTACGATCCGCGCAGTCGCGCCTGGTTTACCGACGCCCGTCAGCAGGCCGGGCAGATCACCACCGAGCCCTATGTATTTTTCTCCACCCACAATGTCGGCACCACCCTCGCCCGGCGCAGCGGTGAACACGCGGTAATCGGCGCCGACCTGACACTGGCCGCGTTGTCCGCGACGTTGAGCAAACACGTCGTCACCCCGTCCACCGAAATCGTCCTGTTCGATGCCGACGGCAATGCGGTGGCCTATCCCGACAGCAGCCGCTTGATCGTCGACGACCGCACCGCTCATCTGGCCAAAGCCGCCGACCTGAGCCCAAGCCTGCACGCGCTCCTCTCCGGCGCCCTCACCGGCAATCGCCTCAAGGCCAATGACCGGCAATGGATCGTCGCCCGCAGCAGCATGCGTGAAGGCGGCCCGCAAGGATTGCAGTTGGCGTTACTGGTGCCGGAAGACGAATTGCTGGTCGACGCCTACCGCATGCGCTGGCAAGGTGCGCTGGTGACCCTGGCCACGCTGCTGCTGTGCCTGCCATTGGGCTGGTTGATCTCGCGCATTCTGGTCAAACCGCTGCATGCGCTGGTCAAGGAAGCCGACGCGATCCGCAGTTTCGACTTCAACTTTCCGCTGACCCGGCGTTCACCGGTACTGGAAGTCGATCAACTGAGCGTCTCGATGGCCCGGATGAAAGACACTCTGGCCAGCTTCTTCCGGATCACCGACAGTCTGTGCGCGGAAACCCGCTTCGCCCCGTTGCTGCAACGGGTGTTGTTCGAAACCGTTCAGATCGCCCAGGCACAGGCTGGGCTGATCTATCTGCGCGAAAGCGATGGCAATCGCATGGAGCCCTATGGGCTGATCATTGATGGCGCGCCACAAGCGCTGGAAGCGTTCGACATCCAGGGTCAGGACCTGCAAGAAAAACAGGGGCCGGCGTGGTTTGAGCAACTGATCGGCGCCGACAATGTGGTCATCAGCCTTGGTTTCGAACACGCCGGCGATTTGCAGAAGGTTCTGCTGGCGATGACCGCGCCCAGGGTGCATCTGATCGGCATTCGCCTGCGTAACCGCCACAACGAAACCATTGGCCTGCTGATTCTGCTGGTAGGCGATAGCGGCACCCCGGCCGACCTGGAAAAATTGCGGCCCGACCGTATCGCCTTCCTGCAAGCGGTGTCCGGTGCGGCCGCGGTGAGTATCGAAAGCCAGCGTCTGCAGGCCAGACAGAAGCAACTGCTGGATGCGTTCATTCAACTGCTCGCCGGGGCCATCGACGCCAAGAGTCCCTACACCGGCGGCCATTGCCAGCGCGTACCGGAGCTGACCCTGATGCTCGCCCAGGCCGCCGCAGCCAGTCAGACCCCTGCGTTCAGTGCCTATCAGCCTACCGAGGATGAATGGGAGGCTTTGCACATTGCCGCCTGGCTGCACGACTGCGGCAAGGTCACGACACCGGAATACGTGGTCGACAAGGCCACCAAACTGGAAACCCTCAACGATCGCATCCACGAGATCCGCACCCGCTTCGAAGTGCTCAAGCGCGATGCGTGGATCAGTTATTGGCAGGCGCGGACCTTGGGAGGAGACGAAACGTCACTGGGCGAAATTCGTGATGCGACATTGGCGGAACTGGATGACGATTTTGCATTTGTCGCCCGCTGCAATCTGGGCAGTGAAGCCATGGCCGAAGCAGACCTGCAGCGCCTCGCGGGTCTCGGCCGACGCACCTGGATGCGTACACTGGATGACCGTCTGGGTGTGTCATGGGCAGAAAACCGCCGCCAGACACGAACACCTGCGCCGAGCTTGCCGGTCAGCGAACCGTTACTGGCGGACAAGCCCGAACATCTGCTGGAACGTGATCCCAATGAATTGATCCCCAAGGATAATCCGTGGGGCTTCAAACTGGATGTACCGGACAACAAGTACAATCGTGGCGAGCTGTACAACCTGAGCATCGTTCGCGGCACGCTGACCCGTGAAGAGCGCTACATCATCAATCACCACATGGTGCAGACCATCATGATGCTCAGCCACCTGCCCTTCCCCGGCCATCTCGACAGCATTGCCGAAATCGCCGGTGGCCATCACGAAAAAATGGACGGCACCGGCTATCCGAAACGCCTCAAGCGCGAAGAGATGAGCCTGCCGGCGCGGATGATGGCGATTGCCGATATTTTCGAGGCGCTGACGGCGGCCGACCGGCCCTACAAGAAAGCCAAGTCGTTGAGTGAAGCACTCGGGATCATGGCCACCATGTGCCGCGAGGCACACATTGATGCACAGCTGTTTGGCTTATTTATCAATGACGGCGTGTATATGCAGTACGCCGAGCGTTTTCTCGATCCACGCCAGATCGATGCCGTGGATACGGCCAGCCTGTTGCACAAGGCTGGCCTCAGCCGCTGA
- a CDS encoding MarR family winged helix-turn-helix transcriptional regulator produces MNKLPVDSLKLDSQLCFKLYAASRAVIRGYKPMLDQLGLTYPQYLAMLVLWEWQQSAPEQPTVKALGERLALDSGTLTPLLKRLEQLQLVQRQRSARDEREVHLSLTPAGQALREQVGPLKARLLCDSGVDLDRLDELRDGLDHLLGQIKALS; encoded by the coding sequence ATGAATAAGCTGCCCGTTGATTCGCTGAAGCTCGACAGTCAGTTGTGCTTCAAGTTGTATGCCGCATCCCGGGCGGTGATTCGCGGTTACAAGCCGATGCTTGATCAGCTCGGCCTCACCTATCCGCAATATCTGGCGATGCTGGTGTTGTGGGAGTGGCAGCAGAGTGCGCCGGAGCAACCGACGGTCAAGGCTTTAGGCGAACGTCTGGCGCTGGATTCCGGCACGTTGACGCCATTGCTCAAGCGCCTGGAGCAATTGCAACTGGTACAGCGTCAACGCTCGGCGCGGGATGAGCGTGAAGTGCATCTGAGCCTGACGCCCGCTGGGCAAGCGTTGCGCGAGCAGGTCGGGCCGCTCAAGGCCCGACTGCTCTGCGACAGCGGCGTGGATCTGGACCGGCTGGACGAATTGCGCGACGGTCTCGATCATTTGCTGGGCCAGATCAAGGCGCTGTCTTAG
- a CDS encoding hybrid sensor histidine kinase/response regulator → MDIKFTHRLSYKQARLTVLVGFILGTLLSLLQIGIDYASEDASINREILSLLEISHNPASRIAYNIDAELAQELTLGLLRSPAIISAQLTDNDNTVLASVKRPESQSGYRVISDFLFGAKRQFEDRLYLDHLPNESLGVLSLEVDTYAFGSRFLRRAEITLLNGFARSLILTGLLLALFYVMLTKPLVRVIRELSGRDPRSAEPTTLECPAGHANDEIGVLVKVANEQFENIATEIQQRRNAENRLTDYLGQLENIVSARTAELKAINTRLSQSNQELEVARSTALEMAEARSAFLANMSHEIRTPLNGLLGMIALSLDGPLNAEQQQQLSIAHDSGKVLVELLNDILDLSKFDAGQLELEHIPFDLGSLIEDTANLLSQNAAPSVELTCLIDPHFPALVLGDPTRVRQIVSNLLSNALKFTRFGRVDVRLSTHKDGVRIEVCDTGIGIAQEAQVKIFQPFTQAGAGITRQYGGTGLGLALTYNLCEAMQGRLTISSEIGFGSQFCAELPLPCHTRALAVPPLHGKVLAITAASSGLAELLKSLLPVWGLEYEQRTIDDSLLNLSPDVLITDCPECLFGLRPTLAAPILLVTAYGSFLPSEEAAALVPLQQQARPLARNALYQNLRRTLNPDVATINDAQLETSPSVRRGRVLLVEDNPVNQLVAKGMLGKLGCDVVVAAHGAEALDQLEYQEFDLVLMDCNMPVMDGYEASRQIRQSGRWPNLPIVALTANAMSEERERCRAAGMSDYLAKPFRREELAALLDQWIATKTAP, encoded by the coding sequence ATGGATATCAAATTCACCCACCGGCTGTCTTACAAACAAGCCAGGCTTACTGTGCTGGTCGGGTTCATTCTGGGCACGCTGCTCAGCCTGCTGCAAATCGGCATCGATTATGCCAGTGAAGACGCCTCCATCAACCGTGAAATCCTGTCTTTGCTGGAAATCAGCCATAACCCGGCTTCACGTATCGCCTACAACATCGACGCAGAGCTGGCCCAGGAGTTGACCCTGGGGCTGTTGCGCTCACCGGCAATCATTTCGGCACAACTGACCGACAACGACAATACCGTGCTGGCCAGCGTCAAACGGCCCGAGTCGCAAAGCGGCTATCGGGTGATCAGCGATTTTCTCTTCGGCGCCAAGCGCCAGTTCGAAGACCGCCTGTATCTGGATCATCTGCCCAACGAGTCACTGGGAGTCCTCAGCCTGGAAGTCGACACCTATGCCTTCGGCAGCCGCTTCCTGCGCCGGGCAGAAATCACCTTGCTGAACGGCTTCGCCCGCAGCCTGATCCTGACCGGGCTGCTGCTCGCACTGTTTTACGTGATGCTGACCAAACCGCTGGTACGGGTGATCCGCGAACTCAGCGGACGTGATCCGCGCAGCGCGGAGCCAACCACGCTGGAATGCCCGGCCGGGCACGCCAACGATGAAATCGGTGTGCTGGTCAAAGTCGCCAATGAGCAATTCGAGAACATCGCCACCGAGATCCAGCAGCGGCGCAATGCGGAAAACCGTCTGACCGATTACCTCGGCCAACTGGAAAACATCGTCTCGGCGCGCACCGCCGAACTCAAGGCGATCAACACCCGCCTCAGCCAGTCCAACCAGGAACTCGAAGTCGCCCGCAGCACGGCCCTGGAAATGGCCGAAGCCCGCTCAGCGTTTCTCGCCAACATGAGCCATGAAATCCGCACACCGCTCAACGGCCTGCTGGGGATGATCGCCCTGTCGCTCGACGGACCATTGAATGCCGAACAGCAGCAACAGCTGTCGATCGCCCACGACTCCGGCAAGGTGCTGGTGGAGTTGCTCAACGATATTCTCGACCTGTCGAAGTTCGATGCCGGGCAGCTCGAACTGGAACATATCCCGTTCGACCTCGGTTCATTGATCGAGGACACTGCCAACCTGCTGTCGCAGAATGCGGCGCCAAGTGTCGAACTGACCTGCCTGATCGATCCGCACTTCCCCGCGCTGGTGCTCGGCGATCCGACCCGGGTTCGGCAGATCGTCAGTAACTTGTTGTCCAATGCGCTGAAATTCACCCGCTTCGGTCGAGTGGATGTGCGCTTGTCGACCCACAAGGACGGCGTGCGCATCGAAGTCTGCGACACCGGTATTGGCATCGCGCAGGAAGCCCAGGTGAAGATCTTCCAGCCGTTCACTCAGGCGGGGGCCGGCATCACCCGTCAGTACGGCGGCACGGGGCTTGGGCTGGCCCTGACCTACAACCTCTGCGAAGCGATGCAGGGCCGCTTGACCATCAGTTCCGAGATCGGTTTTGGCAGCCAGTTCTGTGCAGAACTGCCGCTGCCCTGTCATACCCGCGCATTGGCGGTGCCCCCCCTGCACGGGAAAGTTCTCGCCATCACCGCCGCCAGCAGCGGTTTGGCAGAATTGTTGAAGAGTCTGCTGCCGGTCTGGGGCCTCGAGTACGAACAACGCACCATCGATGACTCGCTGTTGAACCTGAGTCCTGATGTGCTGATTACCGATTGTCCGGAGTGCCTGTTCGGGCTGCGTCCAACCCTCGCCGCACCGATTCTGCTGGTGACGGCCTACGGCAGTTTTCTCCCCAGCGAAGAAGCCGCGGCCCTCGTCCCTCTGCAACAACAGGCACGCCCGCTCGCGCGTAACGCGCTCTACCAGAACCTGCGGCGCACCCTGAACCCTGACGTCGCCACCATCAACGATGCACAGCTGGAAACATCACCATCGGTGCGACGCGGGCGGGTATTGCTGGTCGAGGACAATCCGGTCAATCAACTGGTCGCCAAAGGCATGCTCGGCAAACTCGGCTGTGATGTCGTCGTCGCTGCCCATGGCGCGGAGGCGCTGGATCAACTGGAGTATCAGGAGTTCGATCTGGTGCTGATGGACTGCAACATGCCAGTGATGGACGGCTACGAAGCGAGCCGGCAGATTCGCCAGAGCGGACGCTGGCCGAACTTGCCGATCGTCGCCCTGACGGCCAACGCCATGTCTGAGGAGCGCGAACGCTGCCGCGCAGCAGGGATGAGCGACTATCTGGCCAAGCCGTTTCGTCGCGAAGAACTGGCGGCGCTGCTGGATCAGTGGATTGCGACTAAGACAGCGCCTTGA
- a CDS encoding GAF domain-containing protein, translating into MIDLQQSGQGLEGYGMLAAQLESLLADERDFIANAAQFSAFLFNQLDDLNWAGFYLNRNEELVLGPFQGQIACVRIPFGRGVCGAAAASLQTQRVEDVHAFPGHIACDSASNSELVVPLVKDGRLIGVLDLDSPKLARFGTDDQAGIEHLAAIFLRLTDC; encoded by the coding sequence ATGATTGATTTGCAACAGAGCGGCCAGGGCCTCGAAGGCTATGGCATGTTGGCCGCGCAACTGGAGTCGCTGCTGGCTGACGAGCGCGATTTTATCGCTAATGCCGCGCAGTTTTCGGCATTCCTGTTCAACCAGCTTGATGACCTGAACTGGGCCGGTTTCTACCTCAATCGTAACGAAGAACTGGTGCTCGGTCCGTTCCAGGGCCAGATCGCTTGCGTGCGCATTCCGTTTGGTCGCGGTGTGTGCGGCGCGGCGGCAGCCAGCCTGCAGACGCAACGGGTTGAAGACGTGCATGCATTTCCCGGCCACATCGCCTGCGACAGCGCATCGAACAGCGAACTGGTGGTGCCGCTGGTCAAGGACGGTCGCCTGATCGGTGTTCTCGACCTCGACAGTCCGAAACTCGCGCGTTTTGGTACAGATGACCAGGCTGGAATCGAGCACTTGGCGGCTATCTTCCTGCGCCTGACCGACTGCTGA
- a CDS encoding transporter substrate-binding domain-containing protein, with amino-acid sequence MPSRLMDYLIVLSACLCLSIPVFAAPSASPDYALLSRSANESIPVVFDLPQQQWLLTRNELILGTSTPDYPPFDMTVSGRDYEGLTADYAGLLSQATGLPIRVKRFTSRDAAIRALLDGQVDLLGTANGFEAANANLALSEPYAVDQPVLVTREGETRTLSEGLAGLRLSMVYHYLPLAEIKALYPKALITCYPSYQNAINAVAFDQADVFLGDTLSTHYMINKGYLNNVRMANFGKQEAQGFGFAVRRNNAQLLGIIDTVLKAVPRSERDNIAKRWSAGSDLLLTDQKLQLSPKEAQWLKQHPVVSVVVNEAFAPLTFFDGDGNFRGISADLLELIRLRTGLRFEVRRSRNDAEMIQQIDSHQADLIAALLPTTQREQTLIFSRPYLENSYVLLTRKSADSPSHLGQLKSKQVAIAQGNPMVEYLRREFPRIHLIETQDTFSAVAMLAEGRVDGAVNSLVIANYFISSRIFERPLQITTTLGTGQAAFSLATAKDNTELASIINKALLSIAPEELGVINGRWRGYSTASQSTWHNYQRLFYQVMLGACLVLSVLLAWNAYMRHQIIQRKTAERALSDQFEFMRSLVNGTPHPIYVRDRAGLLQSCNDSYLEVFNARREEVIGKSVMEGTLSNVFEARAFHADYQRVVAEGEPLLLDRPLHIGNQRLTIYHWILPYRDSSGDVQGIIGGWIDISERRQLMDDLRAAKDQAVDANRAKSTFLATMSHEIRTPMNAVIGMLELTLRRIDPQHPDRSSIDTAYHSAKDLLGLIGDILDIARIESGRLSLSPERVNLIATVSSVVRIFDGLARQKNLSLLLTVNPPELSVDVQLDPLRFKQVLSNLISNAIKFTESGHVRITLDLITGGDQAHSLIQLTVQDSGVGISAEDQQRLFEPFAQADNGTQRSRSGAGLGLVISRSLCQMMGGQLQLSSQLGIGTRVIISLPIETLPAETAPQKVAPAIPPHSLPLNVLVVDDHPANRLLMCQQLEFLGHHFSVAQDGCSGFERWKNGQFDLVIADCNMPLMNGYELTRAIRQHEKQLQQPPCTVLGFTANALPEEIQRCKQAGMNDCLFKPLSLSVLSQWVSGICPSIPSQTFNFDGLSVLTGGSPAQALRLMTELLNSNRLDRQELLGLSPDTDHQALALLAHKIKGAARIAQARQLITCCDALEQACQQTLPAEEIRRRREASNLAMLDLEQALQQQLLLTEQSRMSGA; translated from the coding sequence ATGCCCAGTCGATTGATGGACTACCTGATTGTTTTGAGTGCTTGCCTGTGCCTGAGTATTCCAGTGTTTGCCGCGCCCTCGGCGTCCCCCGACTACGCGTTGCTCAGTCGATCGGCGAACGAGTCGATACCGGTGGTATTCGATCTGCCGCAACAACAGTGGCTGCTGACCCGTAATGAATTGATACTGGGCACCTCGACACCTGATTACCCGCCCTTCGACATGACGGTCAGCGGTCGCGATTACGAAGGATTGACGGCCGACTATGCGGGGTTGCTCAGTCAGGCTACAGGCTTGCCGATTCGGGTCAAACGCTTTACTTCACGGGATGCCGCGATCCGGGCGTTGCTTGATGGGCAAGTCGATCTGCTCGGCACGGCGAACGGCTTCGAAGCCGCCAATGCCAACCTCGCCCTCTCCGAACCCTATGCCGTCGACCAGCCGGTGCTGGTCACCCGCGAAGGCGAAACCCGCACCCTCAGCGAGGGCCTGGCCGGACTGCGCCTGAGCATGGTCTATCACTACCTGCCGCTGGCCGAAATCAAGGCGCTTTACCCCAAGGCACTGATCACCTGTTATCCCTCGTATCAGAACGCAATCAACGCGGTGGCGTTCGACCAGGCCGACGTGTTCCTTGGCGATACCCTGTCCACGCATTACATGATCAACAAGGGCTACCTCAATAACGTGCGCATGGCCAATTTCGGTAAACAGGAAGCTCAGGGATTCGGCTTCGCCGTGCGACGCAACAACGCGCAATTGCTGGGCATCATCGATACCGTACTCAAGGCAGTGCCACGCAGCGAACGTGACAACATCGCCAAACGCTGGAGCGCCGGCAGCGACCTGCTGCTGACGGATCAAAAACTGCAGTTGAGCCCAAAGGAAGCACAATGGCTCAAACAACATCCCGTGGTCAGCGTAGTGGTGAACGAGGCCTTCGCGCCGCTGACCTTCTTTGACGGCGACGGTAATTTTCGCGGGATCAGCGCCGACCTGCTGGAACTGATCCGCCTGCGGACCGGCCTGCGCTTCGAGGTCAGGCGCAGTCGTAACGATGCCGAGATGATCCAGCAGATCGACAGCCATCAGGCCGATCTGATCGCAGCCTTGCTGCCGACCACCCAACGTGAACAGACGTTGATCTTCAGTCGCCCGTATCTGGAGAACTCCTATGTCCTGCTGACCCGCAAGAGCGCAGACAGCCCCTCACATCTGGGTCAGCTCAAGAGCAAGCAGGTGGCGATCGCTCAGGGCAATCCGATGGTCGAGTACCTGCGCCGCGAGTTTCCGCGCATCCATCTCATCGAAACTCAGGACACCTTCAGCGCCGTCGCCATGCTTGCCGAAGGCCGGGTCGACGGCGCGGTGAATTCGCTGGTGATCGCCAACTACTTCATCTCATCGCGCATTTTCGAGCGCCCGCTACAGATCACTACCACCCTCGGTACCGGTCAGGCCGCTTTCTCGTTAGCGACCGCAAAGGACAACACCGAGCTGGCGTCGATCATCAACAAAGCACTGCTAAGCATTGCCCCCGAAGAGCTGGGCGTGATCAATGGCCGTTGGCGCGGTTACTCGACCGCCTCGCAAAGTACTTGGCACAACTACCAACGCCTGTTCTATCAAGTGATGCTCGGTGCTTGCCTGGTTCTGTCGGTGTTACTGGCGTGGAACGCCTACATGCGCCACCAGATCATTCAGCGCAAGACCGCCGAACGGGCCTTGAGCGATCAGTTCGAGTTCATGCGCTCGCTGGTCAATGGTACGCCGCACCCGATTTACGTACGTGACCGAGCGGGATTACTGCAAAGCTGCAACGACAGTTACCTGGAAGTATTCAACGCCCGGCGTGAAGAAGTGATAGGCAAGAGTGTGATGGAGGGCACCCTGAGCAACGTTTTCGAGGCCCGCGCCTTTCACGCCGATTACCAACGGGTCGTCGCTGAAGGCGAGCCGCTGCTACTCGACCGGCCGCTGCACATCGGCAATCAGCGCCTGACGATTTATCACTGGATCCTGCCCTACCGCGACTCCAGCGGCGACGTCCAGGGCATCATCGGCGGCTGGATCGACATCAGCGAGCGTCGCCAGCTGATGGACGATCTGCGTGCCGCCAAAGATCAGGCGGTCGATGCCAATCGGGCCAAAAGCACCTTTCTCGCCACAATGAGCCATGAGATCCGAACGCCCATGAATGCCGTGATCGGCATGCTAGAACTGACGCTCAGGCGCATCGACCCGCAGCACCCCGATCGTTCATCGATCGACACCGCCTACCACTCAGCCAAGGACCTGTTGGGGCTGATCGGCGACATTCTCGACATCGCCCGCATCGAATCCGGACGTCTGAGCCTGAGCCCCGAGCGTGTCAACCTGATCGCCACCGTCAGCTCGGTGGTGCGTATTTTCGACGGTCTGGCCCGGCAGAAAAACCTGTCCCTGTTGTTGACGGTCAATCCGCCAGAGCTGTCCGTCGATGTGCAACTTGACCCGCTGCGTTTCAAGCAGGTGCTGTCGAACCTCATCAGCAATGCCATCAAATTCACCGAATCAGGGCATGTGCGCATCACCCTCGACCTGATCACCGGCGGCGATCAGGCACACTCACTGATCCAGCTGACCGTACAGGACAGCGGTGTCGGCATCAGCGCCGAGGATCAACAGCGCCTGTTCGAACCCTTTGCCCAGGCTGACAACGGTACCCAGCGCAGCCGCAGCGGCGCCGGACTGGGGCTGGTCATCAGCCGCAGCCTGTGCCAGATGATGGGCGGACAGCTGCAACTGAGCAGTCAACTGGGCATCGGTACCCGGGTGATCATTTCCCTGCCCATCGAAACCTTGCCGGCGGAAACGGCGCCGCAAAAAGTCGCGCCGGCGATACCGCCCCACTCATTGCCCCTGAACGTTCTGGTGGTGGACGATCATCCTGCCAATCGTCTGCTGATGTGTCAGCAACTGGAGTTTCTCGGCCATCACTTCAGCGTTGCGCAGGACGGTTGCAGTGGCTTCGAACGATGGAAAAACGGGCAATTCGACCTGGTGATCGCCGACTGCAACATGCCGCTGATGAACGGTTACGAATTGACCCGTGCCATTCGTCAGCACGAGAAACAGTTGCAGCAACCACCGTGCACCGTGCTGGGGTTCACCGCCAACGCCTTGCCGGAAGAGATTCAACGCTGCAAACAGGCGGGGATGAACGATTGCCTGTTCAAGCCGCTGAGCCTGAGTGTCCTGAGCCAATGGGTCAGCGGCATTTGCCCGTCGATCCCGAGCCAGACATTCAACTTTGACGGTTTGAGTGTGTTGACAGGAGGCAGTCCGGCTCAGGCGCTGCGGCTGATGACCGAGTTGCTCAACAGTAATCGCCTCGATCGTCAGGAGTTGCTGGGATTGTCGCCGGATACCGATCATCAGGCGCTGGCACTCCTCGCCCATAAAATCAAAGGTGCGGCACGCATCGCTCAGGCAAGGCAACTCATCACCTGCTGCGATGCACTGGAGCAGGCTTGCCAGCAGACATTGCCAGCCGAGGAGATCCGTCGACGACGCGAAGCCAGCAATCTGGCGATGCTCGATCTGGAGCAAGCGCTGCAGCAACAACTGCTGCTGACCGAACAAAGCAGAATGAGCGGGGCTTAA